A genomic region of Hirundo rustica isolate bHirRus1 chromosome 12, bHirRus1.pri.v3, whole genome shotgun sequence contains the following coding sequences:
- the ABHD14B gene encoding putative protein-lysine deacylase ABHD14B has translation MATPPITESTVTVQGQTLFYRQAEPAQAAPKLTVLLLHGIRFSSETWLQVGTLATLAENGYRAVAIDLPGLGRSKDAVAPAPVGQPAPAVFLKAVSEALCLGPAVVISPSLSGMYSLPFLLEHSQLFKAYVPVAPICTEKFTAEQYAQIKTPTLIVYGDQDVELGQTSLNNLQHLPEHQVLMLQGAGHACYLDKPNEWHLGLLAFLQQLK, from the exons ATGGCCACGCCGCCGATCACCGAGAGCACCGTCACGGTGCAAGGACAGACCCTCTTCTACCGCCAAGCTGAGCCAGCCCAGGCAGCGCCAAAGctgacagtgctgctgctgcacggCATCCGCTTCTCCTCCGAAACCTGGCTGCAGGTGGGGACGCTGGCCACGCTGGCCGAGAACGGCTACCGAGCCGTGGCCATCGACCTGCCGG GGCTGGGGCGCTCGAAGGATGCTGTGGCCCCAGCACCCGTGGGCCAGCCAGCACCGGCGGTGTTCCTGAAGGCAGTTTCGGAGGCTCTGTGCCTGGGTCCAGCTGTGGTGATCAGCCCATCGCTCAGTGGCATGTACTCGCTGCCCTTCCTCTTAGAGCACAGCCAGCTGTTCAAGGCCTATGTACCTGTGGCACCCATCTGCACTGAGAAATTCACGGCGGAGCAGTATGCCCAGATCAAA ACCCCTACGCTGATCGTGTATGGTGACCAGGACGTAGAGCTGGGGCAGACCAGTCTGAACAACCTGCAGCACCTTCCTGAGCACCAGGTGCTGATGCTGCAGGGTGCAGGACACGCCTGCTACCTGGACAAGCCCAATGAGTGGCACCTTGGACTCCTggccttcctgcagcagctgaagtga
- the ABHD14A gene encoding protein ABHD14A — protein sequence MLLARSRLGLLLLGALLTFLLYLLLPAARRSRPDEGKRDWRAANGTVRTGMAAGECPVFYREVPAAAVGPRRPDVLLLHGQAFTSKTWEALGTLALLAAEGYHAVAIDLPGYGDSPPLEMAVTAQGRRTFLEHVFQELAMQRPVLVSPSMSGRFSLPFLLAHGDQLAGFVPIAPVGTKDYTAEQYRGVQTPTLILYGDRDTRLAPQALQNLQHLPEHRVAVLPGAGHACYLDKPDAFHQALLGFLRQLK from the exons ATGCTGCTTGCCCGCAGccgcctggggctgctgctcctcgggGCGCTCCTCACTTTCCTCCTGTACCTCTTGCTCCCGGCCGCCCGGCGCTCACGGCCTGACGAGGGGAAGCGGGATTGGCGGGCGGCCAACGGCACCGTGCGGACGGGGATGGCTGCGGGAGAGTGCCCCGTGTTCTACAGGGAGGTTCCCGCAGCAGCTGTCGGCCCCAGGAG GCCCGATGTCCTGCTCCTGCACGGCCAGGCGTTCACCTCCAAGACGTGGGAGGCCTTGGGCACACTGGCGCTGCTCGCTGCAGAAGGCTACCATGCGGTCGCAATAGATCTGCCTG GCTACGGGGATTCGCCACCACTGGAGATggcagtgacagcacagggcCGGAGGACTTTCCTGGAGCATGTTTTCCAGGAGCTGGCCATGCAGAGGCCTGTTCTTGTCAGCCCGTCTATGAGTGGCCgcttttccctgcccttcctcctgGCACACGGGGACCAGCTGGCCGGCTTTGTGCCCATCGCCCCCGTGGGCACCAAGGACTACACTGCTGAACAGTACCGGGGAGTCCAG ACGCCCACCCTGATCCTGTACGGTGACCGTGACACCCGCCTGGCTCCCCAGGCCCTGCAGaacctccagcacctccctgagCACCGTGTGGCcgtgctgcctggagctggccaTGCCTGCTACCTGGACAAGCCAGACGCCTTCCACCAGGCCCTGCTGGGCTTCCTGCGCCAGCTGAAGTGA